A region of Dictyostelium discoideum AX4 chromosome 1 chromosome, whole genome shotgun sequence DNA encodes the following proteins:
- the rasY gene encoding Ras GTPase: MTTNKSNGNLVKLCIMGDGGVGKTSVTIQFISNHFVHYYDPTIEDSYRKQCLIDDQVYMLDILDTAGQDELTAMRDQWIRSCEGFILVYSVTSRSSFDQVQFFREQIIRVLDRDDVPIMMIGNKSDLDDERQVTFQEGKDLARCLGMSFMEVSAKTRLNVEEVFNETVRCVKRREESLLKKDNSKDGKGDHSKKSSIFKKLNQKVNGAKISICKMM, from the exons atgacaacaaataaaagtaatGGTAATTTAGTTAAACTTTGTATAATGGGTGATG gtggTGTTGGTAAAACATCAGTAacaattcaatttatttcaaatcatTTTGTACATTATTATGATCCAACAATTGAAGATTCATATCGTAAACAATGTTTAATAGATGATCAAGTTTATATGTTAGATATATTAGATACAGCAGGTCAAGATGAATTAACCGCTATGAGAGACCAATGGATTAGATCTTGTGAAGGTTTCATATTGGTTTACTCAGTAACATCAAGATCATCATTTGACCAAGTTCAATTCTTTAGAGAACAAATTATCCGTGTATTAGATAGAGATGATGTACCAATTATGATGATTGGTAATAAATCAGATTTAGATGATGAAAGACAAGTTACATTTCAAGAAGGTAAAGATTTAGCACGTTGTTTAGGTATGTCATTCATGGAAGTCTCTGCTAAAACCAGACTTAATGTTGAAGAAGTTTTCAATGAAACAGTTCGTTGTGTAAAAAGAAGAgaagaatcattattaaaaaaagataattcaaAAGATGGTAAAGGTGATCACTCTAAAAAATCttcaatctttaaaaaattaaatcaaaaagtaAATGGTGCCAAAATATCAATTTGTAAAATgatgtaa
- the ints2 gene encoding integrator complex subunit 2 → MITSNNNNKNNNKKDVEMKSNEEEGDEIFFSILSGDTNNLFKFLNNNNSNNNNNNNNNNINNSIDIYLPYIIVGILEKNKDLLDEDENLKKLFYSPIYSKSIHNINQYQSLNFDHINEFIKDQVRIRKKLNHVNQDKKDTYLDNIDNPKYQFENGDKEVKMKLVLSDIIALLEFSEMQQSLTISKETKYDAPFIDTPIYNNELNLIFPIICYKCLKHIDFNKLTLSILFLNQANYLIKLLLSNNPNEFNEIIEIVISSIGLIGVEKVKRVLLEICKLSKYCSRFIRTELINRQMLPDLVLLITSQFVKDEIDLLSNIISNRIENQWLKEYISQKDQFSTFNEIRDSLFSTLELISKEISSNSNNNSNNLEHSFIVKSIIRLYCGFSGLLGIKMNQQEISISLSFIEKSIFKNYSKIFLCFLLVCEGLVKTIHPKKELVGYLNHLCKVGNCDELLLLISIYFHTHQLQNIALLVKNILGFRPSIHTESLNQIGEILTKEIYTESLVAKRAQQLPIIEKLNTNHQNISIVCVYHLLSERIFEKYETDVGNWCWSQLTKSSTPIHYLLPSLLDQLCKNIIEPSINNNNTSSTTSIINTSTTAAAASTTASNANTTAATTTTTTAATITTATTTGTTTGISPSSSTTTTSSTGGATSTSISSPNSTSLGNSYLFSTFSSTSSSSSSGLPFYMKRISESIIMNSIQQSQSNLSVQILIIYFVLRYNDSVIKFKSEQKGKPIQFLIETTQLREYNIEFLSKLPIQNCINVILSNQSDYFYIIPPFLYLILSQFPQFFNINLLLLEEERLLNPIEKFIYLPNFYSINGGANNNSGGITNEFLKDTLKRTLSQPTSVQLILRYLNTLSVKELLPFTTTLLDNLLPIIIKNRSLPSVSALISPFVEIWERVFPISQSSIALKTINILTCINDDKSTNNNKDLEDYNNNNNNNNDDVKMKDKEKEDKEEEEEEEILLPISNYTYTDIISDPLVIFRSHPTVFTCPPLFKILLQILFFYMVSSKKNLQNQLHTSSGSGSGTTSNVTLNKQQQEDVSTLILTQESTIIQILLEICLIDGIDTKGLNKILRNKNKKFKESYDPVDIEEIRCQICSFIHQMFIDKPLIIKLVHFQGYLSQLLPITVTLIPSMHICFEFIPELLAQPSLEKQIFAIQLLSYLSEKFPIPKSLKICRQSQTRISFNLNSNTLSYDDRIKFLHSILPSITRITKTFPLLAEDFVSILMEQLPNKHNYQQNLKSFISSIDFNLNSNLNNYTNSIYLQNNKNNNNSSNNNNSNNQNDLLNIDIDNNINSNNNNNLRNINFKKVSNDDKSFFSKVSKNESWLSIKENNDPFNIPIEQEIHQAIQIIIKNLSK, encoded by the exons ATGAttacatcaaataataataataaaaataataataaaaaagatgtaGAGATGAAATCAAACGAAGAAGAAGgagatgaaatttttttttcaatattgaGTGGTGATacaaacaatttatttaaatttttaaataataataatagtaataataataataataacaacaacaacaatataaataattcaattgatatttatttaccATATATTATCGTTGGGATATTAGAAAAGAATAAAGATCTTttagatgaagatgaaaaccttaaaaaattattttattcaccaatttattcaaaatcTATTCAtaatataaatcaatatcaatcaTTAAACTTTGATCacattaatgaatttataaaagatCAAGTTAGAATtagaaagaaattaaatcat gtaaatcaagataaaaaagatacttatttagataatattgataacccaaaatatcaatttgaaaatggaGATAAAGAggttaaaatgaaattggtttTATCAGATATCATTGCTTTATTAGAATTTTCAGAGATGCAACAATCattaacaatttcaaaagaaacaaaataTGATGCCCCATTTATAGATACcccaatttataataatgaattaaatttaatttttccaaTTATATGTTATAAATGTTTAAAacatattgattttaat aaattaactttatcaatattatttttaaatcaagcAAATTAtcttattaaattattactatcaaataatccaaatgaattcaatgaaattattgaGATTGTAATTTCAAGTATAGGATTAATTGGTGTTGAAAAGGTTAAAAGAGTATTACTTGAAATTTGTAAACTTTCAAAATATTGTAGTAGATTCATTAGAACCGAATTAATTAATAGACAAATGTTACCAGatttagtattattaataacaagTCAATTTGTAAaggatgaaattgatttattaagtAATATCATTTCAAATCGTATAGAGAATCAATGGTTAAAAGAATACATTTCACAAAAGGATCAattttcaacttttaatgaaattagagatagtttattttcaactttagaattaatttcaaaagaaatatcatcaaatagtaataataatagtaataatttagaacATTCATTCATTGTAAAATCTATAATAAGATTATATTGTGGATTTAGTGGCTTATTAGGtataaaaatgaatcaaCAAGAAATTTCAATctctttatcttttatagaaaaatcaatttttaaaaa ttattcaaaaatatttttatgttttttattagtttgtGAAGGATTAGTAAAGACAATACATCCAAAGAAAGAATTAGTTGgatatttaaatcatcttTGTAAAGTTGGAAATTGTGatgaattgttattattaatttcaatttattttcatacaCATCAATTACAGAATATAGCATTATTAGTAAAGAATATTTTAGGATTTAGACCATCGATTCATACTGAATCATTGAATCAAATTGGGGAGATTTTAACCAAAGAAATCTATACTGAATCATTGGTAGCTAAAAGAGCACAACAATTACCAATCATTGAAAAGTTAAATACAAATCatcaaaatatttcaatagtTTGtgtttatcatttattatcAGAGAGAATCTTTGAAAAGTATGAAACTGATGTTGGTAATTGGTGTTGGTCACAATTAACTAAATCTTCAACAccaattcattatttattaccatcattattaGATCAACtttgtaaaaatataattgaaccttcaattaataataataatacatcttcaacaacttcaatTATAAATACATCAACtacagcagcagcagcatCAACAACAGCATCAAATGCAAatacaacagcagcaacaactacaacaacaacagcagcaacaatcacaacagcaacaacaacaggtaCAACAACAGGtatatcaccatcatcatcaacaacaactacttcAAGTACAGGAGGAGCAACATCAACATCGatatcatcaccaaattcaaCATCTTTAGGAaattcatatttattttcaacattttcatcaacatcatcatcatcatcatcagggTTACCATTTTATATGAAAAGAATATCGGAATCAATTATAATGAATTCAAtacaacaatcacaatcaaatttatcagttcaaatattaattatttactttGTTTTAAGATATAATGATTCAGTTATAAAGTTTAAGAGTGAACAAAAGGGTAAACCAATTCAATTCCTTATAGAGACAACACAACTTAGAGaatataatattgaatttttatcgAAATTACCAATTCAAAATTGTATAAACGTTATATTATCAAATCAATCTGATTACTTTTACATTATACCaccttttctttatttaattttatcacaaTTTccacaattttttaatattaatttattattattagaagaagaaagattattaaatccaattgaaaagtttatttatttgccaaatttttattcaattaatggtggtgctaataataatagtggtggtataacaaatgaatttttaaaagatactTTAAAAAGAACATTATCACAACCAACATCagtacaattaattttaagatatttaaatacattatcagttaaagaattattaccatttacaACAACTTTATTagataatttattaccaattattattaaaaatagatctTTACCTTCAGTTTCTGCTTTAATTTCACCATTTGTTGAAATTTGGGAAAGAGTTTTCCCAATTTCTCAATCATCAATTgcattaaaaacaattaatattttaacatgtataaatgatgataaaagtacaaataataataaagatttagaagattataataacaataataataataataatgatgatgttaaaatgaaagataaagaaaaagaagataaagaagaagaagaagaagaagaaatattattaccaatttcaaattataccTATACAGATATTATTTCAGATCCATTAGTAATTTTTAGAAGTCATCCAACTGTATTTACATGTccaccattatttaaaattttattacaaattttattcttttatatGGTTTCttcaaaaaagaatttacaaaatcaattacatactagtagtggtagtggtagtggcaCAACAAGTAATGTtacattaaataaacaacaacaagaagatgtttcaacattaattttaacaCAAGAATCaacaataattcaaatattattagaGATTTGTTTAATTGATGGAATTGATACAAAAGGTTTAAATAAGATATTAAgaaataagaataaaaagtttaaagaATCATATGATCCTGTTGACATTGAAGAGATTAGATGTCAAATTTGTAGTTTTATTCATCAAATGTTTATTGATAAACCATTGATAATTAAATTGGTACATTTCCAAGGCTATTTATCACAACTATTACCAATTACAGTTACATTGATACCAAGTATGCATATTTGTTTCGAATTTATACCAGAGCTATTAGCACAACCCTCATTGGAGAAACAAATATTCGCAATTCAATTACTATCTTATTTATCAGAGAAATTCCCAATTCCAAAGAGTTTGAAAATTTGTAGACAATCTCAAACTAGaatctcttttaatttaaatagtaatacaTTATCCTATGATGATAGAATTAAATTCTTACATTCAATCCTACCATCAATAACTAGAATCACTAAAACCTTTCCTTTATTAGCCGAAGATTTCGTTTCAATCCTTATGGAACAATTACCAAACAAACATAATTatcaacaaaatttaaaatcttttatatcatcaattgattttaatttaaattcaaatttaaataattatacgaattcaatttatttacaaaataataagaataataataactcaagtaataataataattcaaataatcaaaatgatttattaaatattgatattgataataatattaatagtaataataataataatttaagaaatataaactttaaaaaagtttcaaatgatgataaatcatTCTTTAGTAAAGTTTCTAAAAATGAATCTTGGCTTTCCATAAAAGAGAATAATGACCCATTTAATATTCCAATTGAACAAGAAATTCATCAAgcaattcaaataataattaaaaacctttcaaaataa
- the rasU gene encoding Ras GTPase, producing the protein MSAFIYNNSNNNNSMRLCVMGDGGVGKTSITIQFISNHFVNCYDPTIEDLYRKQCLIDDQVYMLDILDTAGQDELNAIRNHWIKSCEGFILVYSVTSRSSFDQIQSFLDQIKFLKSEKVPIIMIANKSDLDDERQVTYQEGENFANRFGMSFMEVSAKYKLNIDEVFNQIAQHCVKRRCDHIYINKSIRNKNSIFKKFNQKLNNTFHSICKMI; encoded by the coding sequence ATGTCAGcctttatatataataacagtaataataataattcgaTGCGTCTTTGTGTTATGggtgatggtggtgttggtaaaACATCGATTACAATCCAATTTATTTCAAACCATTTTGTAAATTGTTATGATCCAACAATTGAAGATTTATATAGAAAACAATGCCTAATTGATGATCAAGTTTATATGTTAGATATACTTGATACAGCCGGTCAAGATGAATTAAATGCAATTAGAAACCATTGGATAAAATCATGTGAAGGTTTCATATTAGTTTATTCGGTTACATCAAGATCATCATTTGaccaaattcaatcatttttagatcaaattaaatttttaaaaagtgaaaaagTTCCAATTATAATGATTGCCAATAAATCAGATTTAGATGATGAAAGACAAGTAACATATCAAGAAGGTGAAAATTTTGCCAATCGATTTGGTATGTCATTCATGGAAGTTTCTgctaaatataaattaaacatTGATGAAGTTTTTAATCAAATAGCCCAACATTGTGTGAAAAGAAGATGTGATCacatatatattaataaatcaataaggAATAagaattcaatatttaaaaaatttaatcaaaaattaaataatacattTCATTCTATTTGTAAAatgatataa
- the rasZ gene encoding Ras GTPase — protein MASYKNNNLVRLCIMGDGGVGKTAVTIQFISNHFVYYYDPTIEDSYRKQCVIDDQVYMLDILDTAGQDELTAMRDQWIRSCEGFVLVYSITSRSSFDQVQFFREQIIRVLDRDDVPIMMIGNKSDLDDERQVTYQEGKDLARCLGMSFMEVSAKSRANIEEVFNETVRSVKRREESLLKKDKSKDGKDIKKKNSIIKKLNQKVNNTKTSICKMM, from the coding sequence atggcatcatataaaaataataatttagtacGTCTTTGTATTATGGGTGATGGTGGTGTCGGTAAAACAGCAGTAacaattcaatttatttcaaatcattttgtttattattatgatccAACAATTGAAGATTCATATCGTAAACAATGTGTAATTGATGATCAAGTTTATATGTTAGATATATTAGATACAGCAGGTCAAGATGAATTAACCGCTATGAGAGATCAATGGATTAGATCATGTGAAGGTTTCGTTTTAGTTTATTCAATTACATCAAGATCGTCATTTGATCAAGTTCAATTCTTTAGAGAACAAATTATCCGTGTATTAGATAGAGATGATGTACCAATTATGATGATTGGTAATAAATCAGATTTAGATGATGAAAGACAAGTAACCTATCAAGAAGGTAAAGATTTAGCACGTTGTTTAGGTATGTCATTCATGGAAGTCTCCGCTAAAAGTAGAGCAAATATTGAAGAAGTTTTCAATGAAACTGTTCGTTCTGTTAAAAGAAGAgaagaatcattattaaaaaaagataaatcaaaagatggaaaagatattaaaaagaaaaattcaataattaaaaaattaaatcaaaaagtaaataatacTAAAACCTCAATTTGTAAAATGATGTAA
- a CDS encoding protein kinase, STE group: protein MNIKSELNYSNGSNDSDIYNEYGGGSGDETYNKSDTVDFRSKVIPQQSNLPPINNKTDRSHFRESMVASKKTIGAFVISDIAIGKGAFATVFKGLNTLSGDFVAIKRFEKSKISNEQHSSVSTEFDILQRLNHENIVRILGREENENYIYIFLEYMENGSLSTILNNFGTFPESLICNYVENVLKGLVYLHQEGVIHRDIKAANILINKAGEAKLSDFGTAGEIIKESDKRYSVVGTPYWMAPEVIEISGHCQVSDIWSLGCTIIELFTSYPPYFDLNPLGAMYRICQDDRPPLPDDISSELANFLERCFCKSTEERATAKELLSHPWITKNRTNLINHQRNSSKQFTSPQIIINNHQKSLLSNSSGGDDSVTDSDLSISNQSSRSSSFLLDDGGGGGGSKNHTVILTKQQPTPDQIEFNKMQMELQLLRLRVGELETDLKKEQDLKKDSDRKYREILLSSMHYIYIIDSTMNTITNSGGQSIKPQISNDVNHLRSIMRDQIETEYFQTFPDDNMVPRFIQRRFTHVDQANMMIPKKALEAQKRREKEQEKLKEQEKLKEKKKEKDIKKEKDKKDKKDKQLKDSSSSTTTTNSTPSTPDHSAFHSSPITPLSPVRENSKPFLSLKGRSSSKIFNE, encoded by the exons atgaatatCAAAAGtgaattaaattatagtAATGGAAGTAATGATTCAGATATATATAATGAATATGGTGGTGGAAGTGGTGATGAAACATATAATAAAAGCGATACAGTTGATTTTAGATCAAAAGTAATACCACAACAATCTAATTTACcaccaataaataataaaactgatAGATCCCATTTTCGGGAATCAATGGTAgcatcaaaaaaaacaattggtGCATTTGTAATCTCTGATATTGCAATTGGAAAAGGTGCATTTGCAACTGTCTTTAAAGGTTTAAATACATTATCTGGTGATTTTGTTGCAATTAAAcgttttgaaaaatcaaaaatttcaaatgaacaACATTCAAGTGTTTCT acaGAATTTGATATATTACAAAGATTAAATCATGAAAATATTGTTAGAATTTTAGGTAGGGAAGAGaatgaaaattatatatatatatttttagagTATATGGAGAATGGTTCATTGTCAacgattttaaataattttggaaCATTTCCAGAATCattaatttgtaattatGTTGAGAATGTATTGAAAGGATTAGTTTATTTACATCAAGAGGGTGTTATTCATAGGGATATTAAAGCGGCAAATATATTGATAAATAAAGCAGGTGAGGCGAAATTGAGTGATTTTGGTACTGCAGGTGAAATTATAAAGGAATCAGATAAACGTTATAGTGTGGTTGGTACTCCATATTGGATGGCGCCAGAGGTTATAGAGATTAGTGGTCATTGTCAAGTATCTGATATTTGGTCATTAGGTTGTACAATCATTGAATTATTCACTTCTTATCCACCCTATTTCGATTTAAATCCATTGGGTGCAATGTATAGAATTTGTCAAGATGATAGACCACCACTACCAGATGACATCTCTTCAGAATTGGCAAATTTCTTGGAACGTTGTTTTTGTAAATCAACAGAAGAAAGAGCAACAgctaaagaattattatcacATCCTTGGATCACTAAAAATCgtacaaatttaattaaccATCAAAGAAATTCTTCAAAACAATTTACTTCACcacaaattataattaataatcatcaaaaatcattattaagtaatagtagtggtggtgatgatagTGTCACTGATAGTGATTTATCAATAAGTAATCAAAGTTCAAGATCGTCTTCATTCTTACTTGATGATGGTGGCGGTGGTGGTGGCTCAAAAAATCATACTGTAATTTTAacaaaacaacaaccaacacctgatcaaattgaatttaataaaatgcAAATGGAATTACAATTACTAAGATTAAGAGTTGGTGAATTAGAAACTGATTTAAAGAAAGAACAAGATTTAAAGAAAGATTCAGATAGAAAATATAGAgagatattattatcatcaatgcattatatttatataatcgATTCAACAATGAATACAATTACAAATAGTGGTGGTCAATCAATTAAACctcaaatttcaaatgatgtAAATCATCTTAGATCAATTATGAGAGATCAAATTGAAACTGAATACTTTCAAACTTTTCCTGACGATAATATGGTACCAAGGTTCATTCAACGAAGATTCACTCATGTTGATCAAGCAAATATGATGATACCAAAGAAAGCTTTGGAAGCTCAAAAACGtagagaaaaagaacaagagaaattaaaagaacaagagaaattaaaagaaaagaaaaaagaaaaagatattaaaaaagaaaaagataaaaaagataaaaaagataaacaattaaaagattcatcatcatctaccaccactacaaaTTCTACACCTTCAACTCCTGATCATTCAGCTTTTCATTCTTCACCAATTACTCCTTTAAGCCCTGTTAGAGAGAATAGTAAAccttttctttctttaaaaGGAAGATCTTcttcaaaaatttttaatgaataa
- the cpsf4 gene encoding CCCH-type zinc finger-containing protein: protein MSELEVDILSLSLTFDFEAYFTDKTDGDGDDKDGSDICRFFLKGSCTKGSDCPYKHTKAERAVVCKHWLRGLCKKGELCEFLHEYDLQKMPECYFFSKHGECNNQECMYLHVNPEEKVRECPWYSRGFCKHGPKCRHKHIKKLLCENYYLGFCPEGPKCKYGHPKYELPKEEPEKKVNIQEQFEMEQQQQQQQQQQQFHHHQQQNQQFNGMGGNNNNNEFRPKQQFQQNQPFNKGGPMENGFNPNKPIICHKCGTPGHKSNACPNSEQFKQGNGPPGQQSYGGGGGGFKPQFNNGGNPPNLESVICKKCQQTGHYANKCPNKKVGGYQGFNNQNQPPQGGQQNMYYQQQPPQGGQPPPHYYQQQQQQQQQQY, encoded by the exons ATGTCAGAATTGGAAGTTgatatattatcattatctttgACATTTGATTTCGAAGCATACTTTACAGATAAAACAGATGGTGATGGGGATGATAAag ATGGATCAGACATTTgtaggttttttttaaaaggttCATGCACCAAAGGTTCTGATTGTCCATATAAACATACAAAAGCAGAAAGAGCAGTAGTTTGTAAACATTGGTTAAGAGGTCTTTGTAAAAAAGGTGAACTATGTGAATTTTTACACGAATATGATTTACAAAAAATGCCTGAATGTTATTTCTTTTCAAAACATG gTGAATGTAATAATCAAGAATGTATGTATTTACATGTTAATCCTGAAGAAAAGGTTAGAGAATGTCCATGGTATAGTCGTGGATTTTGTAAACATGGTCCAAAATGTAGACATAAAcatataaagaaattattatgtgaaaattattatttaggtTTTTGCCCAGAAGGCCCGAAATGTAAATATGGTCATCCTAAATATGAATTACCAAAAGAAGAACCAGagaaaaaagttaatatacAGGAACAATTTGAAATggaacagcaacagcaacaacagcaacaacaacaacaatttcatcatcatcaacaacaaaatcaacaatttaACGGAATGggtggaaataataataataatgaatttagacctaaacaacaatttcaacaaaaCCAACCATTTAATAAAGGTGGACCAATGGAAAATGGATTCAATCCtaataaaccaattattTGTCATAAATGTGGAACACCTGGTCATAAATCGAATGCATGTCCAAATTCTGAACAATTTAAACAAGGTAATGGACCACCAGGCCAACAATCTTATGGTGGCGGCGGTGGAGGTTTTAAACctcaatttaataatggcGGTAACCCTCCAAATTTAGAATCtgtaatttgtaaaaaatgtCAACAAACTGGTCACTATGCAAACAAA tgTCCGAATAAAAAAGTGGGTGGATACCAAGGTTTTAATAATCAGAATCAACCACCTCAAGGTGGTCAACAAAATATgtattatcaacaacaaccacctcAAGGTGGTCAACCTCCCcctcattattatcaacaacaacaacaacaacaacaacaacaatattga